In one window of Gossypium hirsutum isolate 1008001.06 chromosome A01, Gossypium_hirsutum_v2.1, whole genome shotgun sequence DNA:
- the LOC107917817 gene encoding transcription factor bHLH123 isoform X2, with translation MADEFNTGTNWWDSSRTAGSSSSSSGLNNSFGWATEMVDIKAARSPMDSVSSVSGSSVVFHDNPKLQVGLGPDHHHHHHHHHHPPSDLQMMGLGLPSQAMDWNQALLLNRRGDKSEVSFRSMLQDHNLNASNANYQHQQRETGGIGSSQLHWRDKMFTGDAGLKQIGRGFSLDQSQFSPHGSSSDSTVTCQSLPSSFQMDSSTALYGSPSTILQGLLGSENQPQQQQQQSSYENRSMNYQYGAAAPTSYGMNTNDQLLPNALSKVPQFLRSSPPKQQLHGQLHFSNNAPFWNPSAAAAASMTDHVRPGFFPSLQTQFQTGTFDEKPKNISEVRETSTVVKKSGNEPASTKRPRNETPSTMPAFKVRKEKMGDRITALQQLVSPFGKTDTASVLSEAIEYIKFLHAQVSVLSTPYMKNEATIQHPQQNPEKSKDPAEGPKQDLRSRGLCLVPVSSTFPLTNESPVDFWTPTFGGTFR, from the exons ATGGCAGATGAGTTTAATACAGGAACTAATTGGTGGGATTCATCAAGGACAGCtggttcatcttcttcatcttcaggGCTTAATAACAGCTTTGGTTGGGCAACTGAAATGGTTGATATCAAAGCAGCAAGGTCTCCAATGGATTCGGTCTCATCAGTTTCAGGCAGTTCAGTTGTTTTCCATGATAACCCAAAGCTTCAAGTTGGACTCGGACctgatcatcatcatcatcatcaccaccaTCATCATCCACCTAGTGATTTACAAATGATGGGTTTAGGACTTCCTTCTCAAGCCATGGATTGGAACCAAGCTTTGCT TCTTAACAGGCGTGGGGATAAGAGTGAGGTTAGTTTCAGGTCGATGCTTCAAGATCATAACTTGAATGCTTCAAATGCAAACTATCAGCATCAACAGCGAGAAACAGGTGGGATTGGATCGTCTCAACTTCATTGGAGAGACAAGATGTTTACTGGGGATGCCGGGTTAAAGCAAATCGGGAGAGGGTTTTCACTGGATCAATCTCAGTTCAGTCCCCATGGAAGTTCCAGTGATAGCACTGTGACTTGCCAGAGCTTGCCTTCTAGTTTCCAGATGGATTCTTCTACAGCTTTGTATGGGAGTCCCTCAACCATTCTGCAAGGGCTATTGGGGTCAGAAAATCAaccacaacaacaacaacaacaatcctCTTATGAGAATCGTTCAATGAATTACCAATATGGAGCAGCCGCCCCTACAAGTTATGGAATGAACACTAATGATCAATTGTTGCCTAATGCTTTGTCCAAAGTCCCACAATTCTTAAGAAGTTCACCTCCAAAACAACAACTCCATGGTCAGTTACATTTCTCAAACAATGCTCCGTTTTGGAATCCCTCTGCAGCAGCAGCAGCTTCCATGACTGATCATGTTAGGCCTGGGTTTTTCCCCTCATTGCAAACCCAATTTCAAACAGGAACTTTCGATGAAAAACCAAAG AATATATCCGAAGTTCGGGAGACGAGCACTGTGGTGAAGAAAAGTGGAAACGAACCCGCTTCTACTAAAAGGCCTCGAAATGAAACCCCATCAACGATGCCAGCTTTTAAG GTGAGAAAAGAGAAGATGGGGGACAGAATCACTGCACTCCAACAATTGGTTTCACCTTTCGGAAAA acGGATACAGCCTCAGTGCTATCTGAAGCCATCGAATACATTAAATTCCTCCATGCACAAGTCAGT GTTTTAAGTACCCCATACATGAAAAATGAAGCCACCATACAACATCCTCAACAG AATCCTGAGAAGTCCAAGGACCCAGCAGAAGGACCTAAACAAGATCTAAGAAGTCGAGGACTATGCCTAGTGCCAGTCTCCAGCACATTCCCATTGACAAATGAGTCGCCTGTGGATTTCTGGACACCAACATTTGGAGGAACTTTCAGGTAG
- the LOC107917817 gene encoding transcription factor bHLH123 isoform X1, with the protein MADEFNTGTNWWDSSRTAGSSSSSSGLNNSFGWATEMVDIKAARSPMDSVSSVSGSSVVFHDNPKLQVGLGPDHHHHHHHHHHPPSDLQMMGLGLPSQAMDWNQALLLNRRGDKSEVSFRSMLQDHNLNASNANYQHQQRETGGIGSSQLHWRDKMFTGDAGLKQIGRGFSLDQSQFSPHGSSSDSTVTCQSLPSSFQMDSSTALYGSPSTILQGLLGSENQPQQQQQQSSYENRSMNYQYGAAAPTSYGMNTNDQLLPNALSKVPQFLRSSPPKQQLHGQLHFSNNAPFWNPSAAAAASMTDHVRPGFFPSLQTQFQTGTFDEKPKNISEVRETSTVVKKSGNEPASTKRPRNETPSTMPAFKVRKEKMGDRITALQQLVSPFGKTDTASVLSEAIEYIKFLHAQVSQVLSTPYMKNEATIQHPQQNPEKSKDPAEGPKQDLRSRGLCLVPVSSTFPLTNESPVDFWTPTFGGTFR; encoded by the exons ATGGCAGATGAGTTTAATACAGGAACTAATTGGTGGGATTCATCAAGGACAGCtggttcatcttcttcatcttcaggGCTTAATAACAGCTTTGGTTGGGCAACTGAAATGGTTGATATCAAAGCAGCAAGGTCTCCAATGGATTCGGTCTCATCAGTTTCAGGCAGTTCAGTTGTTTTCCATGATAACCCAAAGCTTCAAGTTGGACTCGGACctgatcatcatcatcatcatcaccaccaTCATCATCCACCTAGTGATTTACAAATGATGGGTTTAGGACTTCCTTCTCAAGCCATGGATTGGAACCAAGCTTTGCT TCTTAACAGGCGTGGGGATAAGAGTGAGGTTAGTTTCAGGTCGATGCTTCAAGATCATAACTTGAATGCTTCAAATGCAAACTATCAGCATCAACAGCGAGAAACAGGTGGGATTGGATCGTCTCAACTTCATTGGAGAGACAAGATGTTTACTGGGGATGCCGGGTTAAAGCAAATCGGGAGAGGGTTTTCACTGGATCAATCTCAGTTCAGTCCCCATGGAAGTTCCAGTGATAGCACTGTGACTTGCCAGAGCTTGCCTTCTAGTTTCCAGATGGATTCTTCTACAGCTTTGTATGGGAGTCCCTCAACCATTCTGCAAGGGCTATTGGGGTCAGAAAATCAaccacaacaacaacaacaacaatcctCTTATGAGAATCGTTCAATGAATTACCAATATGGAGCAGCCGCCCCTACAAGTTATGGAATGAACACTAATGATCAATTGTTGCCTAATGCTTTGTCCAAAGTCCCACAATTCTTAAGAAGTTCACCTCCAAAACAACAACTCCATGGTCAGTTACATTTCTCAAACAATGCTCCGTTTTGGAATCCCTCTGCAGCAGCAGCAGCTTCCATGACTGATCATGTTAGGCCTGGGTTTTTCCCCTCATTGCAAACCCAATTTCAAACAGGAACTTTCGATGAAAAACCAAAG AATATATCCGAAGTTCGGGAGACGAGCACTGTGGTGAAGAAAAGTGGAAACGAACCCGCTTCTACTAAAAGGCCTCGAAATGAAACCCCATCAACGATGCCAGCTTTTAAG GTGAGAAAAGAGAAGATGGGGGACAGAATCACTGCACTCCAACAATTGGTTTCACCTTTCGGAAAA acGGATACAGCCTCAGTGCTATCTGAAGCCATCGAATACATTAAATTCCTCCATGCACAAGTCAGT CAGGTTTTAAGTACCCCATACATGAAAAATGAAGCCACCATACAACATCCTCAACAG AATCCTGAGAAGTCCAAGGACCCAGCAGAAGGACCTAAACAAGATCTAAGAAGTCGAGGACTATGCCTAGTGCCAGTCTCCAGCACATTCCCATTGACAAATGAGTCGCCTGTGGATTTCTGGACACCAACATTTGGAGGAACTTTCAGGTAG
- the LOC107917817 gene encoding transcription factor bHLH123 isoform X4, translated as MADEFNTGTNWWDSSRTAGSSSSSSGLNNSFGWATEMVDIKAARSPMDSVSSVSGSSVVFHDNPKLQVGLGPDHHHHHHHHHHPPSDLQMMGLGLPSQAMDWNQALLRGDKSEVSFRSMLQDHNLNASNANYQHQQRETGGIGSSQLHWRDKMFTGDAGLKQIGRGFSLDQSQFSPHGSSSDSTVTCQSLPSSFQMDSSTALYGSPSTILQGLLGSENQPQQQQQQSSYENRSMNYQYGAAAPTSYGMNTNDQLLPNALSKVPQFLRSSPPKQQLHGQLHFSNNAPFWNPSAAAAASMTDHVRPGFFPSLQTQFQTGTFDEKPKNISEVRETSTVVKKSGNEPASTKRPRNETPSTMPAFKVRKEKMGDRITALQQLVSPFGKTDTASVLSEAIEYIKFLHAQVSVLSTPYMKNEATIQHPQQNPEKSKDPAEGPKQDLRSRGLCLVPVSSTFPLTNESPVDFWTPTFGGTFR; from the exons ATGGCAGATGAGTTTAATACAGGAACTAATTGGTGGGATTCATCAAGGACAGCtggttcatcttcttcatcttcaggGCTTAATAACAGCTTTGGTTGGGCAACTGAAATGGTTGATATCAAAGCAGCAAGGTCTCCAATGGATTCGGTCTCATCAGTTTCAGGCAGTTCAGTTGTTTTCCATGATAACCCAAAGCTTCAAGTTGGACTCGGACctgatcatcatcatcatcatcaccaccaTCATCATCCACCTAGTGATTTACAAATGATGGGTTTAGGACTTCCTTCTCAAGCCATGGATTGGAACCAAGCTTTGCT GCGTGGGGATAAGAGTGAGGTTAGTTTCAGGTCGATGCTTCAAGATCATAACTTGAATGCTTCAAATGCAAACTATCAGCATCAACAGCGAGAAACAGGTGGGATTGGATCGTCTCAACTTCATTGGAGAGACAAGATGTTTACTGGGGATGCCGGGTTAAAGCAAATCGGGAGAGGGTTTTCACTGGATCAATCTCAGTTCAGTCCCCATGGAAGTTCCAGTGATAGCACTGTGACTTGCCAGAGCTTGCCTTCTAGTTTCCAGATGGATTCTTCTACAGCTTTGTATGGGAGTCCCTCAACCATTCTGCAAGGGCTATTGGGGTCAGAAAATCAaccacaacaacaacaacaacaatcctCTTATGAGAATCGTTCAATGAATTACCAATATGGAGCAGCCGCCCCTACAAGTTATGGAATGAACACTAATGATCAATTGTTGCCTAATGCTTTGTCCAAAGTCCCACAATTCTTAAGAAGTTCACCTCCAAAACAACAACTCCATGGTCAGTTACATTTCTCAAACAATGCTCCGTTTTGGAATCCCTCTGCAGCAGCAGCAGCTTCCATGACTGATCATGTTAGGCCTGGGTTTTTCCCCTCATTGCAAACCCAATTTCAAACAGGAACTTTCGATGAAAAACCAAAG AATATATCCGAAGTTCGGGAGACGAGCACTGTGGTGAAGAAAAGTGGAAACGAACCCGCTTCTACTAAAAGGCCTCGAAATGAAACCCCATCAACGATGCCAGCTTTTAAG GTGAGAAAAGAGAAGATGGGGGACAGAATCACTGCACTCCAACAATTGGTTTCACCTTTCGGAAAA acGGATACAGCCTCAGTGCTATCTGAAGCCATCGAATACATTAAATTCCTCCATGCACAAGTCAGT GTTTTAAGTACCCCATACATGAAAAATGAAGCCACCATACAACATCCTCAACAG AATCCTGAGAAGTCCAAGGACCCAGCAGAAGGACCTAAACAAGATCTAAGAAGTCGAGGACTATGCCTAGTGCCAGTCTCCAGCACATTCCCATTGACAAATGAGTCGCCTGTGGATTTCTGGACACCAACATTTGGAGGAACTTTCAGGTAG
- the LOC107917817 gene encoding transcription factor bHLH123 isoform X3, with translation MADEFNTGTNWWDSSRTAGSSSSSSGLNNSFGWATEMVDIKAARSPMDSVSSVSGSSVVFHDNPKLQVGLGPDHHHHHHHHHHPPSDLQMMGLGLPSQAMDWNQALLRGDKSEVSFRSMLQDHNLNASNANYQHQQRETGGIGSSQLHWRDKMFTGDAGLKQIGRGFSLDQSQFSPHGSSSDSTVTCQSLPSSFQMDSSTALYGSPSTILQGLLGSENQPQQQQQQSSYENRSMNYQYGAAAPTSYGMNTNDQLLPNALSKVPQFLRSSPPKQQLHGQLHFSNNAPFWNPSAAAAASMTDHVRPGFFPSLQTQFQTGTFDEKPKNISEVRETSTVVKKSGNEPASTKRPRNETPSTMPAFKVRKEKMGDRITALQQLVSPFGKTDTASVLSEAIEYIKFLHAQVSQVLSTPYMKNEATIQHPQQNPEKSKDPAEGPKQDLRSRGLCLVPVSSTFPLTNESPVDFWTPTFGGTFR, from the exons ATGGCAGATGAGTTTAATACAGGAACTAATTGGTGGGATTCATCAAGGACAGCtggttcatcttcttcatcttcaggGCTTAATAACAGCTTTGGTTGGGCAACTGAAATGGTTGATATCAAAGCAGCAAGGTCTCCAATGGATTCGGTCTCATCAGTTTCAGGCAGTTCAGTTGTTTTCCATGATAACCCAAAGCTTCAAGTTGGACTCGGACctgatcatcatcatcatcatcaccaccaTCATCATCCACCTAGTGATTTACAAATGATGGGTTTAGGACTTCCTTCTCAAGCCATGGATTGGAACCAAGCTTTGCT GCGTGGGGATAAGAGTGAGGTTAGTTTCAGGTCGATGCTTCAAGATCATAACTTGAATGCTTCAAATGCAAACTATCAGCATCAACAGCGAGAAACAGGTGGGATTGGATCGTCTCAACTTCATTGGAGAGACAAGATGTTTACTGGGGATGCCGGGTTAAAGCAAATCGGGAGAGGGTTTTCACTGGATCAATCTCAGTTCAGTCCCCATGGAAGTTCCAGTGATAGCACTGTGACTTGCCAGAGCTTGCCTTCTAGTTTCCAGATGGATTCTTCTACAGCTTTGTATGGGAGTCCCTCAACCATTCTGCAAGGGCTATTGGGGTCAGAAAATCAaccacaacaacaacaacaacaatcctCTTATGAGAATCGTTCAATGAATTACCAATATGGAGCAGCCGCCCCTACAAGTTATGGAATGAACACTAATGATCAATTGTTGCCTAATGCTTTGTCCAAAGTCCCACAATTCTTAAGAAGTTCACCTCCAAAACAACAACTCCATGGTCAGTTACATTTCTCAAACAATGCTCCGTTTTGGAATCCCTCTGCAGCAGCAGCAGCTTCCATGACTGATCATGTTAGGCCTGGGTTTTTCCCCTCATTGCAAACCCAATTTCAAACAGGAACTTTCGATGAAAAACCAAAG AATATATCCGAAGTTCGGGAGACGAGCACTGTGGTGAAGAAAAGTGGAAACGAACCCGCTTCTACTAAAAGGCCTCGAAATGAAACCCCATCAACGATGCCAGCTTTTAAG GTGAGAAAAGAGAAGATGGGGGACAGAATCACTGCACTCCAACAATTGGTTTCACCTTTCGGAAAA acGGATACAGCCTCAGTGCTATCTGAAGCCATCGAATACATTAAATTCCTCCATGCACAAGTCAGT CAGGTTTTAAGTACCCCATACATGAAAAATGAAGCCACCATACAACATCCTCAACAG AATCCTGAGAAGTCCAAGGACCCAGCAGAAGGACCTAAACAAGATCTAAGAAGTCGAGGACTATGCCTAGTGCCAGTCTCCAGCACATTCCCATTGACAAATGAGTCGCCTGTGGATTTCTGGACACCAACATTTGGAGGAACTTTCAGGTAG